The Populus alba chromosome 6, ASM523922v2, whole genome shotgun sequence genome contains a region encoding:
- the LOC118053356 gene encoding protein ABSCISIC ACID-INSENSITIVE 5: MVVTESELNSQGEVDSPLQPDQQQTKNHAFSSLGRQSSIYSLTLDEFQHTLCESGRNFGSMNMDEFLASIWTAEENQATATSANMSGNNQIVIDNNAGQVLNDPYGHGGVSQQPSLPRQESLSLPAPLCRKTVDEVWSEIHKEQISGTENRGGNVQNPKTAPRQPTFGEMTLEDFLIKAGIVREQCTAPFQQQQRGLYESNRNNRAAATGFVARPILGMAAGGGGGVMHQGIGESSGRNGGYAGRAGNGGGYGQDHGVGMVAPLSPMSSDGMVTNFDNSGNQFGMETGGLSGRKRIIDGPVERVVERRQRRMIKNRESAARSRARKQAYTVELEAELNQLKEENKQLKHDLAELERKRKQQYFEESRMKARAQANKTKEKLRLTRRSSSCPL; encoded by the exons ATGGTGGTAACAGAATCTGAGTTAAATTCACAAGGTGAGGTCGACTCTCCATTACAACCGGACCAACAACAAACCAAGAACCATGCATTCTCGTCTCTTGGCAGACAATCCTCTATTTACTCCCTCACATTAGACGAGTTCCAGCACACTCTTTGTGAGAGTGGCAGGAACTTCGGCTCTATGAACATGGACGAGTTTCTTGCCAGTATCTGGACTGCCGAGGAAAATCAAGCGACGGCCACCTCTGCCAACATGAGCGGTAACAATCAAATCGTCATCGACAACAATGCAGGCCAGGTTTTGAATGATCCATATGGTCATGGAGGCGTATCTCAGCAGCCCAGTTTGCCTAGACAGGAATCACTCTCTTTGCCAGCACCTCTGTGTAGGAAAACAGTGGATGAAGTTTGGTCTGAGATTCATAAAGAGCAGATCAGTGGTACTGAAAATAGAGGTGGCAATGTGCAAAATCCCAAGACTGCCCCTCGTCAGCCAACTTTTGGGGAGATGACCCTAGAGGATTTTCTGATCAAGGCAGGGATTGTGAGGGAACAATGTACTGCGCcatttcagcaacaacaacGTGGGTTGTACGAGAGTAACCGCAATAACCGGGCTGCAGCGACAGGTTTCGTGGCTAGACCTATTTTAGGCATGGCTGCggggggtggtggtggtgttatGCATCAAGGCATAGGAGAGTCATCTGGTAGGAATGGTGGTTATGCTGGGAGAGCAGGGAATGGTGGTGGGTATGGGCAGGATCATGGAGTGGGAATGGTTGCACCACTGAGTCCAATGTCATCAGATGGAATGGTTACTAATTTTGATAATTCAGGAAATCAGTTTGGGATGGAGACAGGGGGGTTAAGTGGACGGAAGAGGATTATTGATGGGCCGGTGGAGAGGGTGGTGGAGAGGAGGCAACGGAGGATGATCAAGAATAGAGAGTCTGCTGCGAGGTCTAGAGCTAGAAAACAG GCCTATACAGTTGAACTAGAAGCTGAACTGAATCAATTAAAAGAGGAGAATAAGCAGCTTAAACATGATCTG GCAGAGCTTGAAAGGAAGAGAAAGCAACAG TATTTCGAGGAATCAAGGATGAAAGCGCGCGCGCAGGCCAACAAGACTAAAGAGAAACTGAGGTTGACGAGAAGGAGCTCGAGCTGCCCGCTGTGA
- the LOC118053357 gene encoding cell division protein FtsZ homolog 2-2, chloroplastic isoform X1 translates to MATCVSPYCTLGDSRQPMGMLSVVGARMRVSTGNHLGTGRFGSLKMTESKSKSNKLPQCISKIPRQYHDSSSKDPFLNLHPEVSMLRVRGEEGNSKVTTTAPARNGSSPSNHNEANIKVVGVGGGGSNAVNRMIESSMKGVEFWVVNTDVQSMSMSPVFPENRLQIGQDLTRGLGAGGNPEIGMNAAKESKQAIEEAVYGADMVFVTAGMGGGTGTGGAPIISGVAKSLGILTVGIVTTPFSFEGRRRAVQAQEGIAALRDNVDTLIVIPNDRLLTAVSQTTPVTEAFNLADDILRQGVRGISDIITVPGLVNVDFADVRAIMANAGSSLMGIGIATGKARARDAALNAIQSPLLDIGIERATGIVWNITGGSDLTLFEVNAAAEVIYDLVDPTANLIFGAVIDPSLSGQVSITLIATGFKRQEENEGRPFQASQLAPGEVTSGINRRPSTFTEGGSVEIPEFLKKKGRSRYPRA, encoded by the exons ATGGCAACTTGTGTTTCACCATACTGTACACTTGGTGATAGTAGACAGCCGATGGGGATGTTAAGTGTTGTTGGAGCGAGAATGAGAGTTTCAACGGGAAATCATTTGGGGACGGGGAGATTTGGGTCTCTGAAAATGACCGAGTCCAAGTCTAAGTCTAATAAGTTACCCCAATGTATTAGTAAAATCCCCCGACAATATCACGACAGCAGCAGCAAGGATCCTTTTCTTAATCTTCATCCCGAAGTATCAATGCTTAGAGTTAGAGGTGAGGAGGGGAACAGCAAAGTAACCACCACCGCCCCTGCAAGGAATGGCTCTAGTCCAAGTAATCACAATGAAGCCAACATAAAAGTCGTTGGTGTTGGAGGTGGAGGCTCCAACGCAGTCAATCGCATGATTGAAAGTTCAATGAAAGGTGTAGAGTTTTGGGTTGTAAACACAGATGTTCAATCCATGAGCATGTCTCCCGTCTTCCCCGAAAATCGTTTGCAAATTGGTCAGGACCTTACTAGAGGTCTTGGAGCTGGTGGTAATCCAGAGATTGGGATGAACGCTGCTAAAGAAAGCAAACAAGCAATAGAAGAGGCAGTTTATGGTGCTGACATGGTCTTTGTCACC GCTGGAATGGGCGGAGGAACTGGTACTGGTGGGGCTCCTATAATTTCAGGTGTTGCAAAGTCATTGGGTATATTGACTGTTGGTATTGTCACTACCCCATTTTCTTTTGAGGGACGGAGAAGGGCAGTTCAGGCCCAGGAAGGAATTGCAGCTTTGAGAGACAACGTTGACACACTGATTGTCATTCCAAATGACAGATTATTGACTGCTGTTTCCCAAACTACCCCAGTAACAGAAGCATTTAACCTGGCAGATGATATTCTGCGACAGGGTGTTCGTGGTATCTCTGATATCATTACG GTTCCTGGATTGGTGAATGTGGATTTTGCTGATGTGCGAGCTATAATGGCAAATGCAGGCTCCTCGCTAATGGGGATAGGGATTGCAACTG GGAAAGCAAGGGCAAGAGATGCCGCATTAAATGCAATCCAGTCACCTTTATTAGATATTGGCATAGAGAGGGCAACTGGAATTGTGTGGAACATAACTGGTGGAagtgatttaactttatttgaG GTAAATGCTGcagcagaggttatttatgacCTTGTAGATCCTACTgccaatttaatttttggagCAGTGATAGATCCATCACTCAGCGGCCAA GTAAGTATAACTCTAATTGCAACTGGATTCAAGCgtcaagaagaaaatgaaggcAGGCCTTTCCAG GCAAGTCAGCTAGCACCAGGAGAAGTCACGTCTGGAATCAATCGGCGACCTTCCACTTTCACTGAAGGTGGTTCAGTGGAGATTCCTGAGTTTCTCAAGAAGAAGGGTCGCTCTCGCTATCCCAGAgcttaa
- the LOC118053357 gene encoding cell division protein FtsZ homolog 2-1, chloroplastic isoform X2, whose amino-acid sequence MATCVSPYCTLGDSRQPMGMLSVVGARMRVSTGNHLGTGRFGSLKMTESKSKSNKLPQCISKIPRQYHDSSSKDPFLNLHPEVSMLRVRGEEGNSKVTTTAPARNGSSPSNHNEANIKVVGVGGGGSNAVNRMIESSMKGVEFWVVNTDVQSMSMSPVFPENRLQIGQDLTRGLGAGGNPEIGMNAAKESKQAIEEAVYGADMVFVTAGMGGGTGTGGAPIISGVAKSLGILTVGIVTTPFSFEGRRRAVQAQEGIAALRDNVDTLIVIPNDRLLTAVSQTTPVTEAFNLADDILRQGVRGISDIITVPGLVNVDFADVRAIMANAGSSLMGIGIATGKARARDAALNAIQSPLLDIGIERATGIVWNITGGSDLTLFEVNAAAEVIYDLVDPTANLIFGAVIDPSLSGQVSITLIATGFKRQEENEGRPFQLQSKSRQVS is encoded by the exons ATGGCAACTTGTGTTTCACCATACTGTACACTTGGTGATAGTAGACAGCCGATGGGGATGTTAAGTGTTGTTGGAGCGAGAATGAGAGTTTCAACGGGAAATCATTTGGGGACGGGGAGATTTGGGTCTCTGAAAATGACCGAGTCCAAGTCTAAGTCTAATAAGTTACCCCAATGTATTAGTAAAATCCCCCGACAATATCACGACAGCAGCAGCAAGGATCCTTTTCTTAATCTTCATCCCGAAGTATCAATGCTTAGAGTTAGAGGTGAGGAGGGGAACAGCAAAGTAACCACCACCGCCCCTGCAAGGAATGGCTCTAGTCCAAGTAATCACAATGAAGCCAACATAAAAGTCGTTGGTGTTGGAGGTGGAGGCTCCAACGCAGTCAATCGCATGATTGAAAGTTCAATGAAAGGTGTAGAGTTTTGGGTTGTAAACACAGATGTTCAATCCATGAGCATGTCTCCCGTCTTCCCCGAAAATCGTTTGCAAATTGGTCAGGACCTTACTAGAGGTCTTGGAGCTGGTGGTAATCCAGAGATTGGGATGAACGCTGCTAAAGAAAGCAAACAAGCAATAGAAGAGGCAGTTTATGGTGCTGACATGGTCTTTGTCACC GCTGGAATGGGCGGAGGAACTGGTACTGGTGGGGCTCCTATAATTTCAGGTGTTGCAAAGTCATTGGGTATATTGACTGTTGGTATTGTCACTACCCCATTTTCTTTTGAGGGACGGAGAAGGGCAGTTCAGGCCCAGGAAGGAATTGCAGCTTTGAGAGACAACGTTGACACACTGATTGTCATTCCAAATGACAGATTATTGACTGCTGTTTCCCAAACTACCCCAGTAACAGAAGCATTTAACCTGGCAGATGATATTCTGCGACAGGGTGTTCGTGGTATCTCTGATATCATTACG GTTCCTGGATTGGTGAATGTGGATTTTGCTGATGTGCGAGCTATAATGGCAAATGCAGGCTCCTCGCTAATGGGGATAGGGATTGCAACTG GGAAAGCAAGGGCAAGAGATGCCGCATTAAATGCAATCCAGTCACCTTTATTAGATATTGGCATAGAGAGGGCAACTGGAATTGTGTGGAACATAACTGGTGGAagtgatttaactttatttgaG GTAAATGCTGcagcagaggttatttatgacCTTGTAGATCCTACTgccaatttaatttttggagCAGTGATAGATCCATCACTCAGCGGCCAA GTAAGTATAACTCTAATTGCAACTGGATTCAAGCgtcaagaagaaaatgaaggcAGGCCTTTCCAG TTGCAATCGAAATCCAGGCAAGTCAGCTAG